From Paenibacillus sp. V4I7, one genomic window encodes:
- a CDS encoding GNAT family N-acetyltransferase: protein MKQGILPRAGLSPQELEEVRKLWEVCNSHDHIEIKLNWSTLSDRPAGVTNDFLFYQNDRIVGFLAIYCFMSTEVEISGMVHPEARRQGIFDQLVQTAIAECRRREVPKLIFINERGSESGKGFLTNLGATYSFSEYVMEFQEQAEATPQALDLDDGIAIRLADEQDTELLVKLNMSGFDMSESDTREYVTQTITGAKERTWIAELGEKREPIGKIGAMVEAEESGFIYGFCVVPTYRGKGYGRRILSQTITELKQRDHASAIKLEVSVENEKALGLYESCGFKTKNANDYYVLLLS, encoded by the coding sequence TTGAAACAAGGCATATTACCAAGAGCAGGACTGTCACCGCAGGAGTTGGAGGAAGTTCGGAAGCTTTGGGAGGTTTGTAATAGCCATGACCATATCGAGATTAAACTGAACTGGAGCACACTATCGGACCGTCCAGCAGGCGTGACGAATGACTTTTTATTTTACCAAAATGACCGTATTGTCGGCTTTTTGGCTATATATTGCTTTATGTCGACGGAAGTAGAGATTAGCGGGATGGTGCATCCAGAGGCGCGGCGTCAAGGTATTTTTGACCAATTGGTTCAAACAGCGATAGCCGAGTGTCGGCGCAGAGAAGTACCAAAGCTGATTTTTATTAATGAGCGTGGGTCGGAAAGCGGCAAAGGTTTCCTTACGAATCTAGGTGCAACATACAGTTTTTCGGAATATGTCATGGAGTTTCAAGAGCAAGCAGAAGCGACTCCGCAAGCTTTGGATTTAGATGATGGTATTGCCATTCGTTTGGCGGATGAGCAGGATACGGAACTGCTGGTTAAGCTCAATATGTCAGGGTTCGACATGTCGGAGAGCGACACGAGAGAGTATGTCACCCAAACCATTACCGGTGCTAAAGAGCGGACGTGGATCGCGGAGCTTGGCGAGAAGAGAGAGCCCATTGGGAAGATCGGAGCCATGGTCGAAGCAGAAGAGAGTGGATTCATCTATGGCTTTTGTGTAGTGCCGACGTATCGTGGTAAAGGCTATGGGCGGCGTATTTTGAGCCAAACGATAACAGAATTAAAACAGCGGGATCATGCTAGCGCCATAAAGTTGGAAGTATCTGTTGAGAACGAAAAGGCGCTAGGCTTATACGAATCATGTGGCTTTAAAACGAAAAATGCGAATGACTATTACGTGCTTTTACTTAGCTAA
- a CDS encoding helix-turn-helix domain-containing protein, giving the protein MMFFTDKGNHPDISLKVCGYSRMLEIISSKWTVLVFYALENGSARYGEMGRRIEGISKKMLTQTLRQLERDGLVMRHLTPTIPPRVDYSLTPLGESLLKPMQELKNWTVDHYSDVEQARDRYDQSAASHDFAENE; this is encoded by the coding sequence ATGATGTTCTTCACCGACAAAGGAAACCATCCTGACATATCCTTGAAAGTTTGCGGCTACAGCAGGATGCTTGAGATCATTTCGAGCAAATGGACAGTGCTTGTCTTCTATGCCTTGGAGAATGGCAGCGCACGATACGGAGAGATGGGAAGGCGTATTGAAGGCATTTCCAAAAAAATGCTAACCCAAACCTTGCGTCAACTGGAACGGGACGGACTTGTCATGCGCCATCTGACGCCAACCATTCCGCCTCGTGTTGACTATTCACTAACTCCGCTCGGTGAAAGTTTGTTGAAACCGATGCAGGAGTTAAAAAATTGGACGGTCGATCATTATTCCGATGTAGAACAAGCAAGAGATCGTTATGATCAGTCGGCTGCGTCTCATGATTTCGCTGAGAATGAATAA
- a CDS encoding NAD(P)-dependent alcohol dehydrogenase has protein sequence MKVIQIQGGYGLTHVKQAERQIPVPGPNEVLIKVRAVSLNSRDLGVIAGFYQPDLSNPLVLTSDAVGEVVALGAQASKFSIGQRVSGIFTQSWISGEATQANWSSTLGSPLDGMLAEYVVLPEQGLVYVPDYLTDAEAATFPCAGVTAWHAIIEEGNVKAGDTVVVQGTGGVSLFALQFAKLQGASVIVTSSSDEKLEKARQLGADFGINYKVHPEWEKEVLKLTEGRGADHIIDVGGAETLNQSITALRVGGRISIVGLLSGGSVEGFQVVPAILRRARLQAINVGSREMFESMNRAITNHKLRPAIDRVFPFEQAIDAFKYFENGSYFGKICITL, from the coding sequence ATGAAAGTTATTCAAATCCAAGGTGGTTATGGTCTTACACATGTTAAGCAGGCAGAACGTCAAATACCGGTTCCGGGGCCAAATGAGGTGCTTATCAAGGTTCGGGCGGTTTCCCTGAACTCCCGTGATCTGGGTGTCATTGCCGGTTTCTATCAACCAGATCTGTCGAACCCGTTGGTACTGACTTCTGATGCTGTTGGCGAGGTTGTTGCTCTTGGTGCGCAGGCATCCAAGTTCAGTATTGGCCAACGGGTCAGCGGCATTTTTACGCAAAGTTGGATTTCTGGTGAAGCGACCCAGGCCAACTGGAGTAGCACGCTTGGCAGTCCCCTAGACGGGATGCTGGCTGAATACGTGGTCTTGCCTGAGCAAGGACTCGTGTATGTACCGGATTACCTGACAGATGCGGAGGCAGCGACATTTCCATGTGCCGGAGTGACGGCGTGGCATGCAATTATTGAAGAAGGGAATGTCAAAGCAGGTGATACGGTCGTGGTGCAGGGGACAGGAGGCGTTTCTTTGTTTGCACTGCAATTCGCCAAGCTTCAAGGAGCGTCCGTTATCGTGACGTCAAGCAGCGATGAGAAGCTAGAGAAAGCCCGTCAGCTGGGTGCGGATTTTGGGATTAATTACAAGGTTCATCCTGAATGGGAGAAAGAGGTACTAAAGCTTACCGAAGGTCGAGGTGCAGACCATATTATTGATGTGGGCGGAGCGGAGACACTTAATCAATCTATCACAGCACTTCGTGTTGGAGGCCGAATCAGCATCGTTGGACTTCTCTCCGGCGGCTCGGTAGAAGGTTTCCAAGTGGTGCCTGCGATTTTGCGCAGGGCGCGGCTTCAGGCTATTAATGTGGGGAGCAGAGAGATGTTTGAATCCATGAACCGTGCCATTACGAATCATAAACTTCGTCCTGCGATTGATCGCGTTTTCCCATTTGAACAGGCTATTGACGCTTTCAAATATTTCGAAAATGGTTCTTACTTCGGAAAGATCTGCATTACGCTTTAA
- the pyrH gene encoding UMP kinase has product MRYKRVLIKLSGGAVAGDSEFGFDPTQLDHIANEIMTVVNLGVEVCIVIGGGNIFRGNMGESWGIEKAEADNIGTLATVINSLMLRGVLKAKSEAEVRVMTAIPVASVAEPFIRLRAIHHLEKGYIVIFAGGNGQPFVTTDYPSVQRAIEVNCEAILVAKQGVDGVFDKDPKHHKEALQYKSLHYNDVIQNDLKVMDQSAFILARDYHIPMHVFNFDKPGSMKEICEGQNTGTIISGSSELIFH; this is encoded by the coding sequence ATGCGGTACAAGAGGGTCCTAATTAAACTTAGTGGCGGGGCAGTAGCTGGAGATAGTGAGTTTGGCTTCGATCCTACGCAGCTTGATCACATTGCCAATGAGATTATGACTGTTGTCAATCTTGGTGTCGAAGTGTGCATCGTGATAGGTGGAGGCAATATTTTTCGCGGAAATATGGGCGAGAGCTGGGGAATCGAGAAGGCAGAGGCTGATAATATCGGTACGCTGGCTACCGTCATCAACAGCTTGATGCTGCGCGGTGTTCTTAAAGCGAAGAGCGAAGCTGAAGTGCGCGTCATGACTGCGATTCCGGTCGCTTCGGTGGCGGAGCCTTTCATCCGACTGAGGGCCATTCATCACTTGGAAAAAGGGTACATCGTTATTTTCGCAGGAGGCAATGGACAGCCTTTCGTCACCACCGATTATCCATCGGTCCAAAGAGCCATTGAAGTCAACTGTGAAGCGATTCTCGTCGCGAAGCAGGGGGTTGACGGTGTTTTCGATAAAGATCCGAAGCACCATAAGGAAGCTCTTCAGTACAAATCACTCCACTATAACGACGTTATCCAAAATGATCTCAAGGTCATGGATCAGTCCGCCTTCATTCTGGCACGAGATTATCATATCCCCATGCATGTTTTCAACTTCGATAAGCCTGGCTCCATGAAAGAGATTTGTGAAGGTCAGAATACAGGCACGATCATCAGCGGTTCATCCGAACTTATTTTTCATTAA
- a CDS encoding MFS transporter, with protein sequence MQARKVWTLFFSLPIFAWAMYDFANTIFSSNIVTVFYPFYLKETLGKSEELNQIASTFITYSNAISSLFLVLLSPLFGVWIDRTGKKKAYLVPFTLIAITATLLMGASALWHTDQQWMGLNTSILGVIFFFMVAKFFYNSSLIFYDSMISDLGNAREIPIISGVGVAVGYVGTLVGLVVFPLINGNHFENTFIPSALMFLIFSLPIMLFYKEKPQKPVSGKKSLLSGYREIWATFKEARKYRAAFLFMIAYFFFNDAIATAIAVMAIYANTVMGFTTGQFILLYLVSTVSSIIGSFLFGYVARNIGPKRAVTIVAFILIIAISLAAFATSQSVFWVAGSLYGVSMGAMWVTSRTLIVQLTPEEKRGQFFGLFAFSGKVSSIVGPALYGTITWALASSGNLASRVALGSLLILVVIGLFVHMRVPQKLHSSS encoded by the coding sequence ATGCAAGCACGTAAAGTATGGACCCTGTTCTTCTCCTTACCGATATTCGCTTGGGCGATGTACGATTTCGCGAATACGATTTTTTCCTCCAATATCGTGACTGTGTTTTATCCCTTTTATTTAAAAGAAACGTTAGGCAAGAGCGAAGAGCTGAATCAGATCGCCAGTACTTTCATTACTTACTCCAATGCGATATCCAGCCTCTTTCTCGTGTTATTGTCTCCCTTATTCGGGGTATGGATTGACCGGACAGGTAAAAAGAAGGCTTACCTCGTCCCTTTTACGCTTATTGCTATCACGGCAACTCTCCTCATGGGCGCTTCCGCCCTTTGGCACACAGACCAGCAGTGGATGGGACTCAACACCTCCATACTAGGCGTGATTTTCTTTTTCATGGTCGCCAAATTCTTTTACAATTCCAGCTTAATTTTCTACGATTCAATGATTTCGGATCTGGGTAATGCACGTGAGATTCCCATCATTTCGGGAGTTGGCGTAGCGGTTGGTTATGTCGGCACATTAGTTGGACTTGTCGTGTTTCCATTGATCAACGGCAATCATTTTGAAAATACGTTCATCCCTAGTGCGCTTATGTTTCTGATCTTCTCTTTGCCTATCATGCTTTTTTACAAAGAGAAGCCTCAGAAGCCCGTCAGCGGGAAAAAGTCGCTTCTCAGCGGTTACCGTGAGATCTGGGCTACGTTCAAAGAAGCAAGAAAGTACCGAGCTGCCTTCTTGTTCATGATCGCCTACTTCTTCTTTAACGATGCGATTGCCACGGCGATTGCCGTGATGGCCATTTATGCGAATACCGTTATGGGCTTCACCACGGGGCAATTCATTCTTCTCTACCTCGTTTCAACGGTATCTAGTATCATCGGTTCGTTCCTTTTCGGCTATGTGGCCAGAAATATCGGTCCCAAAAGAGCGGTGACCATCGTCGCCTTCATCCTTATTATTGCCATCTCCTTAGCGGCATTTGCAACAAGTCAGAGCGTATTTTGGGTTGCCGGCAGCTTGTATGGGGTGTCTATGGGCGCTATGTGGGTCACATCCCGGACACTCATTGTTCAGCTAACGCCGGAAGAGAAACGCGGTCAATTCTTCGGATTGTTCGCCTTCTCAGGTAAAGTGTCCTCGATCGTCGGACCTGCTCTCTATGGTACGATTACCTGGGCGCTCGCGTCATCTGGCAATTTGGCTAGCCGTGTAGCCTTAGGCTCTCTCTTGATCCTAGTCGTGATTGGTCTGTTCGTTCATATGCGTGTGCCGCAGAAATTGCATTCCTCCTCTTAA
- a CDS encoding ATP-binding protein encodes MKTFTRSRISMLYVILIVLLLAFVSVSNFIASRNVERESDAIVHDSIPISNTTNSLLKHLINQETGIRGFELSGNEQYLEPYTSGKKQLELDLNTISKYDKKYPTLQLIMDTQAIPAINNLQRYFDTQLELVRAGKTEEAKARIASGKTMMDRYRVIHVSIEKAIEQITSDAYAASLKAGKISRMITMVGSLIALIAGGLSIFISYRAYHAEEEIRRSEETYRYMAESLETQNEEIMAQQEEQQITLAKLSERERDLELISSYQEKLTGYVKLKDFLKHTLPALLNSLSQDAALVVMERHAEDSSSYEVIHSIGYPKEHINLNQRELFGPARRVFDEGTPFVHTRDVSGHEQGVHGGMTRAVDQYVPLLDDKQQVIGFLLLTSYQSSDFQENNQRLTKGLVRQFGLAFYAQVMNDERLKQAASLAELNDQLITEKQLIEGQRDLIQNILESAHEGMMMCDSQGTILFSNHRMNRYFNLNEHKGENLVDSSHEIAADSPSFIGVASSIEALIDGSLSHLTQRFSFEHEDQVQHAELYATVVSEDTEQQGYLFVFRDRTEEERIDEMKNEFISIVSHELRTPLASVLGFIEILLHRELSQEKQKKYMETIYKEAHRLSNLINDFLDLQRMESGRQLYHFSPVNLLPTVQEIAEQWQDKHSHRILIHQQETELWVRADADRIRQVFDNLISNAIKYSPGADHIDIHLTVDQGKITVAIQDYGLGIPEEARNQMFSKFFRVDNSDRRQIGGTGLGLAIVKEIVEGHHGHISYTSEMGQGTTFRIELDLYEISNMDGQIVIFEDDDNLAKLIQVALNKLGLPSMQLRSAEEGIIALNRCKGEGPILFIVDIHLEGAKTGWDFIADLYRHPVHYQTPVIVSTALDPPHDYHEKEIEKYLKKPFTMERLVQVAKRLLDNKQSNAYVFPAQNKENLSTTLQRNGIDVIEMKESIDVIEVEIKKPQSDA; translated from the coding sequence ATGAAGACATTCACGAGATCTCGGATCTCCATGCTATACGTTATTTTAATCGTCCTTTTATTAGCCTTTGTGAGTGTCTCCAACTTTATCGCTTCTCGCAATGTGGAAAGGGAAAGCGATGCGATCGTGCACGATTCCATTCCGATTTCAAACACAACGAACAGCCTGCTTAAACATTTAATTAACCAAGAAACAGGTATCCGCGGTTTTGAATTATCAGGGAATGAACAATACCTGGAGCCCTATACATCTGGTAAAAAGCAGCTGGAGCTGGATCTGAACACGATCAGCAAATACGATAAAAAGTACCCCACCTTGCAGCTTATTATGGACACGCAAGCCATACCTGCCATTAATAACTTACAGAGATACTTCGACACACAATTGGAGTTGGTTCGTGCCGGTAAAACAGAAGAGGCGAAAGCTCGTATAGCGTCTGGTAAAACGATGATGGATCGCTATCGAGTAATTCACGTAAGCATCGAAAAGGCAATCGAGCAAATCACGTCAGATGCCTACGCAGCTTCCCTTAAAGCAGGTAAAATCTCTCGTATGATTACAATGGTAGGCAGTCTGATTGCCTTAATTGCAGGCGGTCTGTCCATTTTCATTTCCTATCGAGCCTATCATGCTGAAGAAGAGATTCGCAGAAGCGAGGAAACGTATCGCTATATGGCCGAAAGCTTGGAGACTCAGAATGAGGAGATTATGGCCCAGCAGGAAGAGCAGCAGATAACACTCGCGAAGCTATCCGAACGAGAAAGGGATTTGGAACTCATCTCATCCTATCAGGAGAAGCTTACAGGCTACGTGAAGCTGAAAGATTTCTTGAAACATACGCTCCCAGCACTGCTTAATTCGTTATCGCAGGATGCGGCTCTGGTCGTCATGGAACGTCACGCAGAGGACTCTTCTTCTTATGAAGTCATTCATTCCATTGGTTATCCGAAAGAACATATTAATTTGAATCAGAGAGAGCTTTTCGGACCGGCTAGGCGTGTTTTCGATGAAGGGACACCTTTTGTACATACACGAGATGTATCCGGTCATGAACAAGGTGTCCATGGGGGAATGACACGAGCTGTCGATCAATATGTCCCTCTCTTGGACGATAAACAGCAGGTCATTGGCTTCTTGCTGCTAACGAGCTATCAAAGCTCCGACTTTCAAGAAAATAACCAACGTTTGACCAAAGGTTTAGTTCGTCAGTTCGGACTCGCCTTCTATGCGCAGGTTATGAATGACGAGAGGCTCAAGCAAGCGGCCAGCTTAGCAGAGCTGAATGATCAATTAATAACGGAGAAGCAGCTCATCGAAGGGCAGCGCGATCTGATTCAAAATATTTTGGAATCCGCACATGAGGGCATGATGATGTGTGATTCGCAAGGTACTATCCTTTTCTCTAATCATCGAATGAATCGGTATTTCAATTTAAATGAACACAAAGGTGAGAACCTGGTTGATAGCAGTCACGAAATAGCTGCCGATTCTCCGAGCTTTATAGGCGTCGCTTCATCCATTGAAGCGTTAATTGATGGCTCACTGTCTCATCTCACACAACGCTTTAGTTTCGAGCATGAGGATCAGGTTCAACACGCGGAGCTATATGCGACCGTAGTCAGTGAAGATACCGAACAGCAAGGCTACTTATTCGTATTTCGTGATCGCACCGAAGAAGAACGTATCGATGAAATGAAGAATGAATTCATTAGTATTGTATCTCATGAGCTGCGGACTCCACTGGCCAGTGTACTTGGTTTTATCGAGATCCTGCTGCATCGGGAACTTTCACAAGAGAAACAAAAGAAATACATGGAAACCATTTATAAAGAAGCACATCGCTTATCGAATTTAATTAACGATTTCCTTGATTTGCAGCGGATGGAATCAGGTCGACAACTGTATCATTTCTCCCCTGTCAATCTGCTGCCTACTGTACAAGAGATCGCTGAGCAGTGGCAGGATAAGCATAGCCATCGTATTCTCATTCATCAGCAAGAAACGGAACTATGGGTGCGAGCGGATGCTGATCGTATTCGTCAAGTATTCGACAACTTGATCAGCAATGCGATTAAGTACTCACCAGGAGCAGATCACATCGATATTCACCTAACTGTCGACCAAGGTAAAATCACCGTAGCGATTCAAGATTACGGACTCGGCATCCCAGAGGAAGCCCGTAATCAAATGTTCTCCAAGTTCTTCCGTGTCGACAACTCGGACCGTCGCCAAATTGGCGGTACCGGCTTAGGTCTCGCTATTGTGAAAGAGATTGTAGAAGGACACCACGGACATATCTCCTATACATCCGAAATGGGACAAGGTACGACATTCCGAATTGAGCTTGATCTATATGAGATTTCGAACATGGATGGTCAAATTGTTATTTTCGAAGATGACGATAATCTGGCGAAGCTCATTCAAGTTGCACTGAACAAGTTGGGGCTCCCCTCCATGCAGCTTCGTTCTGCTGAGGAGGGCATTATCGCGCTTAATCGCTGTAAAGGCGAGGGACCGATTCTATTCATCGTCGATATTCATCTGGAGGGTGCCAAGACAGGTTGGGATTTCATCGCTGATTTATACCGTCATCCGGTGCACTATCAGACCCCCGTTATCGTTTCAACAGCGCTCGATCCGCCTCATGATTACCATGAAAAAGAGATTGAGAAATATCTCAAAAAGCCGTTCACAATGGAGCGTCTCGTCCAGGTGGCGAAACGCCTCCTCGATAATAAGCAAAGTAATGCTTACGTTTTCCCAGCTCAAAATAAAGAGAACCTCTCGACCACTCTACAGCGTAACGGCATCGATGTGATTGAAATGAAAGAGAGCATAGATGTAATCGAGGTCGAAATCAAAAAGCCGCAATCGGATGCTTAA
- a CDS encoding EAL domain-containing protein, translating into MQVKDSRIPPLLEVRPFFQPILSLQSQEIIGYETLGRRIREGSVESLGPFFKNPDIPEDMQLHIDRHLRERAIEQLASAQDESFLFINLKPSWIYQTYKRTGVLPTIELLRKYQINPARVVIEITEEEFTGKLHELTQIVELYREFGCTIAIDDVGSGFSNFDRIASLQPKILKIDLNILKKSAIHAGYKALMQSFSILAAQMGASLLVEGVETKQELRSALQIGARYVQGYLFSQAEPQLQHRDAFKSMLKEEMKLFGQDELGRYSRLLTIHQSLDLLIHSSVCISTAEDADRVIENIISNVSENCIRMYICREDGYQISSNYSRKDEAWNKDESYRGANWTWRPYFISSIMMMNLQKQGILSQAYTDLDTSHEIQTYSCALGEGFYLFGDLMI; encoded by the coding sequence GTGCAGGTAAAAGACAGCAGGATTCCGCCACTACTCGAAGTACGTCCATTCTTCCAACCGATACTTTCACTTCAGAGCCAAGAAATCATCGGCTATGAAACACTGGGAAGACGAATTCGGGAGGGTAGTGTCGAAAGTTTGGGGCCTTTTTTCAAAAATCCTGACATTCCCGAAGACATGCAGCTTCATATTGATCGGCATTTGAGGGAGCGGGCGATCGAACAGCTAGCTTCGGCTCAAGATGAGAGTTTCTTATTCATCAACTTAAAACCTTCATGGATCTATCAAACCTATAAGCGCACAGGCGTGCTGCCAACCATCGAGCTATTAAGGAAATATCAAATAAATCCGGCACGTGTCGTGATCGAAATAACCGAAGAGGAATTCACAGGGAAGCTTCATGAGCTGACGCAAATTGTAGAATTATATCGAGAATTCGGCTGTACGATTGCCATTGACGATGTGGGCAGCGGGTTTAGCAATTTCGACCGAATCGCCAGTCTACAACCGAAGATATTGAAGATCGATCTTAATATTTTGAAAAAAAGCGCCATCCACGCCGGCTACAAGGCGCTGATGCAATCCTTTTCCATTCTAGCGGCTCAAATGGGGGCCTCCCTGCTCGTCGAAGGGGTGGAAACGAAGCAAGAACTGCGCAGTGCTCTTCAAATCGGAGCAAGGTATGTACAGGGTTATCTCTTCTCCCAAGCTGAACCTCAGCTGCAGCACAGGGATGCCTTTAAGTCTATGCTGAAAGAGGAAATGAAACTCTTTGGTCAAGATGAACTTGGGCGCTATAGCCGCCTTTTGACCATTCATCAAAGTCTAGATTTGCTTATCCATTCTTCTGTCTGTATATCAACAGCTGAAGATGCAGATCGTGTCATCGAAAATATCATTAGCAACGTGTCGGAAAACTGTATACGTATGTACATCTGTCGGGAGGACGGCTACCAAATCTCGTCCAACTACAGCCGCAAAGACGAAGCATGGAACAAAGATGAGAGCTATCGCGGGGCAAACTGGACGTGGAGGCCCTATTTCATCTCCAGCATCATGATGATGAACCTGCAAAAACAAGGGATCCTATCCCAAGCTTACACAGACTTGGACACCTCGCATGAGATTCAGACTTATTCGTGTGCATTGGGAGAGGGCTTTTATTTGTTTGGAGATTTGATGATCTGA